The region GATGCAAAAGCGAATACGGATGCTACCACAGAAGAGATTATAATAAATGCAGCAAAAAGATTAATAATGGACAATGATGGATTTAACGCTGTTGATGATGATCCTAATTTTGATGAAGATGCGGATAATAATCCTGCCAACACGCTAGTTATTAGTATGAACACATTGGTTACTAATGGCTATCTTGACGAGGTTCCAGAAAGTCAAGTAGATGGTACAGCATATTCCAATATTACAGTTGTAAGAAGTGGTAATCAATATACTTATACTGTAAACTAATAATAAGGCAACCTCTTGGTTGCCTTTCTTTTTAAGGAGCATACTATGGAAATACTGATAATATTATTCATCATCTTCTCCCTGTTTATCGGGTCGTTTCTTAACGTGGTGGCCCTGAGAATTCCAAAAGGGGAATCCATTGTTTACCCGCCGTCTCACTGTCCTTCATGTAATCAGCGACTTAAACCTTGGGATTTGTTTCCCGTGTTCAGCTATATCTTTTTAAAGGGAAAATGCCGGTATTGCCGCAGGCCGATCTCTGTTCTTTATCCCCTTGGCGAAATATGGACGGCGGTTTTGTTTTTTTTCGCATTTGACCGCTTTGGATTTGACAAGGAATTATGGATTGCCCTTCCCTTTTTGGCTATTCTTTCGGTTATTACCGTTAGTGATTTAAAATATCAGATCATTTCCAATAAAGTGGTCTATTCCGGGATGATTTTATTTCTAATTCTAAGATTCTTTATCCGCCCTTTACCATACATAGACTATATTCTCGGGTTTTTCATTGCCGGGGGGTTGCTCTTTTTGATTGCAGTGATAACCCGGGGCGGAATGGGCGGAGGAGATATCAAATTGATGGCCATGATCGGATTGGTTATGGGCTGGAAAATGGCTTTGCTATCCTTCTTCATCGCTTCTTTTATCGGCGGAATGATTGGAGTTATGCTGTTGTTAACCGGAACCGTCAAGCGAAAAGAACCCATTCCCTTCGGCCCTTTTATTGCCATTGGAACAGCAGTTACCTATTTGTGGGGGGAAGCACTTCTTGATTATTATTTCAATATTTATTCACTATTTTAATATGAATCTTGGCAATCATTCATTTATCATATGTTACACTTAACTATTAGTAGATATAGAAGCGGACTAAAGATTTACACGTTCGCGAGTCGAGTTCTAAGCGAAATATTGATACTATTTTTAGCAGGGAGAGAATTATGGGACTCTTTAATAAATTCCCTTCGTTTTTAGGATTAGAATTTAAGGATGATATGGTTAAAATAATAGAACTGGTTCATCAAAAAAAAGGGTATCAATTGAGGAAAGCCGTCTATTCTCCTCTTTCCAATGGACTTATTCAAAATGGTCACATTCATGATATGGACGGGTTAAGAAAAATGATCAAGCCGTTAATAAAAGGAGAAAAATTTAAATCGAAAAAGGCGGTTCTTGCACTAAAAAGCGAGCAAATTATGCTTAGAACATTAAAACTTCCAAAATTACCTAAGAAGGAATTGGAGAAAGTGATTTTACTAGAATTGGAGAATAACATTCAACTTCCTTTTAGTGACCCTGTTTTTGACTATATTTCATTGCCTCATCAGAATTCAGAAGGAACAGAACAAGAATTATTACTGGTGATTGCTCCGGGGAGTGTGGTAAGGCAATATGTTCAACTCAGCAAATTGCTAGGGTTAAAACCCATTTGCGTAGATGTTCACTCACTTGCCATCTTAAGATTAATGAAATGGATAAGAAAGGAACTTCCAACGACATTTATGTCTGTGAATGTAGGCCATCATGGGGTGGATGTCAGCATATATCACCAAGGAATTTTAAGGTTGACAAGGAATATTTCACTTAGTTCATCGGACTATCTCATCAAATCCCCGGCAATTACCGATGCATTTTCCGCCATTCACTATCTGGAAAACAGTGATGGCCTGAAGTCTTATGCCCAGGATTTGGGACATGAGATTGAAAGGGTCATGAATTTTTATTTGTTTACCTTGAATAATCGTGACCAAAACCTTGATGAGATTGTTCTTTGCGGGGAAGCTCCCAACATTTCGCTGTTAGGTGAGTATTTATCCACAAGATTGCAAGTCCCCGTTCAAGTGGAGGACTGGACAGGATATATCGAAAACCAGACAGATATGGACATCAAGGATATGTCTGTCTTTTCGGTTCCTATTGGTCTGGGTATGAAGGAAGTGAGCAGATGATGGAAATAAACCTCCTACCTCGTGAACCTTTTATCATAAGGAATTTTTACCGTTTGCTTTTTCTGGCTTTTGCTTTGCTTTTGCTTATTTCCGCCATTCTTTTCAAATTTTATGTCTTTCAGCTTGAACAAAAGGATGAATTAACCAGGCAGTTAACCTCAAAAATAGAGCTGAAGCAAAAGATTGAAGAAATCATTTCAAACAATCAAAAGGTGGAGCAAATGGAAAAGCAGATGGCTGATATCAAACGGTATCAGGAAACCGTACTCTCTTTAGACAATAACAGGATAAATTGGGGAATCATATTGGGAGCTGTTAAACAAGCTCTACCAAATGAAAGCCAAATTATTGACATTCAGGTTACAGATCAAGTTCTTGAAGGAAAAGCTGCCTTCCATTCACTGGATGAAGTAGTCTTATTTAGTGAAACCTTAAAGAAGAATGCTTTGGTAGAGGATATTTATATTCAATTCATTGAAAAACCAGAAGCAGAGTTATTGGTTGATTCCGAAAGGAAATCATTCCCTATGTTGTTTGTTCAGCCTAAGGGGAGCAAAGTTGTCCAGTTTACGTTATCCATTAGTAAGAAAAATGCCTCAGGAGAATGATGATGTTGTCACGTAATCCGCTTTCTTTTAAATCGATTTACACAATTCTTGTTTTTTTCACCATTGGAATCCTATTTATCGGGATTGCATTTTGGTGGTATGTGATGCCCAATATCAGGGAAAATGACCGATTGGAACAAGAAATTTCCGCAATTGAGGAGTGGGAACAGATCAACGGTGTGCTCATAAAAAAAGAGGTTCCCGAACCGATTACCAAGGAACAATTGGTCCGGTTAAATGAGATGGTCCCTGTGGAGAGGGAAGTGTCCCGATATTTATACGATATTTATCAAATATTTAACCGTTTGAACTTGGATTTTGAACGGATAAAAATTGAAGAGGAATTGCCCTCAAACCCTTCATTATCAAATGACGTAAAAATTCAGGCGGGAAATGGTGTGATCAATCAATCGACAAATGGTGTAAAAAACCAGGATGCTATTGGATCAAATAAGCAGACTTCCGATAATAACGAAAATAACCTTCCCTATAAAAAAATTATATTTTCCATGACGATCGTAGGTGATTACCAGATCATGCAACAGGTGACGGAAGAATTATGGAAGCTGCCCCGGGTGGTAAAGTTTAACGAGATTAGATACTCTTTTTCAAAACAACCCAATATGTATGAAATTAATTATGTGTTTGAGATTTATTATTATGTGGAGCCTTTTAATAATGGATTGGAAACAAAATCTTTAAATATTCGTATTCCAAATCGTAAACCTATAAATGTGGTTCCATCATATTGGTGAGGGGAAAACCCCTCATTTTTGTTCTATCAATCTCTCATCTCTCATATAAAAATAGTAAAGGGAATTGTCCAAAGGAGAGATGATAGACGTGAACAGTCCTCGAAAAAAGGAATTTCACACAAATATTGCCAATTGGAATAAGCCCTCTTCTCCATTTTATTCGGGGGATGTGAGAAAAGCGGGGAAATTATGGGGGAGTAGAAATAAATGGAAAACGTTTAAGAAAAAAAACAAGAAAAATAAGAGGAAGATATCCTGGAAACAGTCAACCGGGGAATTAATGGGTTCTCCCTTTATGCAGTTGGTCTTCTCTATCCTTGGAGCGGTTGTGGTTGGTTTGGTATTGGGTTTTATGATCCTGTCCATGTTTTCCATTGGCGGAGAAAAGGCGAACTTGTCTTCGAAAGGAAAAATGGGCAATGTTTCTCCGACGGAAGGCAGTGACGTTTCTAATGCGGTACCTTTAGATGATGTTGTGATTAATCCTGCAGATACCGACGGAGAAAAAAGCAATTTGGCCGACAATCCCAAGGGGAATGACATCATCATTCCTGCCAGAACCTATTATGTCATTCAGGGAGGCGTATTTTCGGACCAGAGCGGAGCCCAAATGGTATTGGATACCCACCGCGGGAAGGGTTGGGCAGGTATCGTTGTTCCGGGAAAGGACCAAAACACCTATGCGTTTTATATGGGGGTCACCCAAAACAGGGATGATGCCATTGCTTTGGGTCAGTTTTACAAAGAAAAACAGGTGGAGATTTATGTAAAGGACATAACCTTTCCTGCTCAGATCACCCCTGTTTTCTCTCAGAATTCAGACCAAAATAGTTTCGCTTCCTTCATGGAAAAAGGAGATACTCTCTTTCAACAGATTTCCTCGATCAGTGCCAATGGGGTTGCCGGCGGCGGAATGACGAGCCAATGGGCATCCATCCAGGAAAACCACCGTCTATACCTTGAAGAAGGGAAAAAGATATACAATGTACTATCCGGCGAAAGCCAGTTGATTTTTTCTCAAATGATGAATGATGTTACCAAAGGGGTTACCGCCCTTCAAAGATATCAATCCCAGCCTTCTCCATCCTATTTATGGCAAGCACAGGATGGTTTGCTAAATTATATACTTCATTATCAGCGATGGTTAAAAACTTTACCAAATCAGTAAACAGCCTTACCTGCAAAAAATGTTAAAGATGACATCTTGTCCTTCCTGATCTCATTTGCTACACTTAGGATAGTATTGAAAAAAATGGTATGAAAAACCTGGCAAGTACATTCTAATAATATTGACTAAAGGATATTAAGGTGACTACAAATGACTGAACCATTACGAAAAATTATATTGGCATCTTCATCCCCGCGGAGAAAGGAACTTCTTGGAAATTTGGGCCTTCAGTTTGAGGTGGAAGCCAGTGATGCAGATGAAACCATTTCCGATTTCCTTTCCCCATCAGAGAATGTGATGGAACTGGCCCTCCGTAAGGCAAAGGCCGTCAGTCAATGGAAGAGGGAGGGTATTATTATTGGAGCTGATACCATTGTGGTGTTGGAAAATGAGATACTGGGTAAACCCAGGGATCAAGAGGATGCCTTTTCCATGTTAACTCGGCTCCAGGGAAGAATACATGTGGTGTATAGCGGAGTTGCTTTAATAGACATGGATAATCAAAAGGAAGTGAAAGGCTTTCAATCCACGAAGGTTCATATGGTTCCTCTTGGTTCTGAAGAGATCAAAAGGTATGTTGCCACTGGGGAACCGATGGATAAAGCCGGTTCTTATGCCATTCAGGGAATGGGTGCCACTCTGATTGACTGGATTGAGGGATGCTATTTTAATGTTGTGGGCTTGCCCCTCGCCTTCCTTCGGGAAGAGCTTAAGAAACTGGGAATCCGCATCTTGTAATGGGCATCACGGAAATATTGGGAAGGAATGGGTAAGTCCTCTAAGGAGGAGAAACAATTGAACAACGGATTGTATCAAGGTTGGATGATCCGCGATGTACCGGTTGAGGAGAGGCCAAGGGAAAGATTGATGGAAAAAGGCCCCGAAGCTTTATCCAATGCTGAGCTAATTGCTATCTTGCTTAGGACGGGTTCCAATAATCAGTCTGCCATTTCCTTGGCACAGCAAATCCTTGAAGAAAGGGAAGGGTTAAGAGGTCTGGCTGAGATGTCCTTTCACGACTTAACGCAATGGAAAGGGGTTGGCCCTGCTAAGGCGGTTCAAGTGGTGGCGGGAATTGAATTGGGAAAACGTTTGGCCAAAGCTTTGCCGGAGTCTCGTTATACCATCCGTTCACCCCACGATGCAGCACAATATATGATGGATGAACTTCGCTTTGCCCAACAGGAACATTTTGTCGTTTTGTTTTTAAATACGAAAAATCAGGTGATAGGGAAAAAAATTGTTTTTATCGGCAGTTTAAATGCTTCTATCGTTCATCCGCGGGAAGTATTTCGTGAAGCCATACGAAGAAGCAGCGCCTCCCTCATTTGTTTACATAATCATCCGAGTGGGGATCCCACTCCCAGTCGCGAAGATATTCAAGTGACCAAACGGTTAAAGGAAGCCGGGGAAATTATGGGGATCGAGTTATTGGATCATATCGTCATAGGGGATGGCAATTTTATTAGTTTGAAAGAAAAAGGATATATCTAGGATTCATTTTTTTCGGTATAATAAAAGGAGTGTAAATCAGGCTTGTCCTTTATGGAAGGGAGATACAACAAGATGTTTGGCAGCTTTACGAGAGATTTGGGAATTGATTTGGGAACAGCAAATACGTTGGTTTACGTGAAAGGAAAAGGTATTGTGGTCAGGGAACCTTCTGTGGTTGCCATTCGCACAGACACCAATAACATTGAAGCCGTAGGAAATGCGGCAAAAAATATGATTGGAAGAACTCCTGGCAACATAGTGGCTGTCAGGCCAATGAAGGATGGGGTCATTGCTGATTTTGATACAACGGCAACGATGATGAAATATTTTATCAGACAGGCCCAGAAAAATAAGGGGATTTTTACCAGACGCCCCCATGTTATGGTTTGTGTTCCCTCTGGTATTACTGCTGTGGAAAAAAGAGCGGTGGAAGATGCCACGAAGCAGGCGGGAGCAAGGGAAGCTTATACCATTGAAGAACCCTTTGCAGCAGCTATCGGTGCTGATTTGCCAGTTTGGGAACCTACGGGAAGCATGGTTGTGGATATTGGCGGGGGAACAACAGAAGTGGCGATCATTTCCCTCGGGGGAATTGTAACCAGCCGATCCATTCGGGTGGCAGGAGACGAAATGGATGAAGCGATCATTCAGTACATTAAGAAGATGTATAATTTAATGATTGGGGAACGAACTGCGGAGACCTTAAAAATGGAAATTGGTTCTGCTATTGCTCCTGAGAAAAAGGAGACCATGGATGTCCGCGGACGGGATCTGGTGACTGGTCTGCCTAAAACACTAACCATCAGTTCCAATGAAATTGCTGAAGCGTTAAAGGATACGGTAAACAGTATCATTGATGCCGTAAAAATCACCTTGGAGAAAAGTCCGCCTGAATTGGCGGCTGATATTATGGATAGGGGAATTGTATTAACAGGGGGAGGAGCCCTGCTTCGAAATTTGGACAAGTTGCTCAGTCGCGAGACAGGAATGCCGGTATTGGTTGCTGAAAGTGCATTGGATTGTGTAGCCATAGGAACCGGTCGCGCACTAGAGAATATTCACCTTTTTAAATCAAAGGGAGGCGTCAGCTCCCCCCGTGGAAAAAGATAAACTTACTTTGTGGGAATCAGACGGAACTAAAGAATTCACTAAGGACAGCCTTCGAGTTCGTACTTAAGCATTAAATCTAACGAACGGGAATTCGCCCTCAAACTGACTGCACCTTTGAAATACCCAGATGTTTTTGAGGGCGCCGTTCATTAGACTTAATGCGGATCTTGATTACTTCCTGCACGAACTCGACTAGCGGACGTGTGAATCTTTGATATGAAAATACATGTTCATATCAATTTGTGACCCTTCGGGTCATGGAGGTTTAGTTCCGCATATAAAAGGGTGTTTTGCCGATGAATTTTTTTATGAACAAAAGGTTAGTCATTCTTCTCTTTAGTTTGATCACCCTCGTTATTTTTGTCGGGATCACCTTGGGACTGAGAGAGAAGACGACTTTACCTGAAAAAATGTTGTTGGATACAACATCTATTTTTCAAAGGATATTTTACAAACCCGCTAGCAGCATAGCGGGTTTATTTCAGAATGTAAAAGATATGTATTCCATTTATGAAGAAAATAAGGTTCTGAAGTCTAACCTGGAAAAGTTTGCCCAAGTGTCAGCTGAACTCAACCGATTAAAAGATGAGAATCAGCGTCTTAGGGAAATGCTGGACGCCAAGGAATCGATGTCAGATTATAAATTGCTCGTTGCGGAAGTGATTGCTAGAAGTCCTGATCGTTGGAACAATGTCATTATCATTGATAAAGGATCTAAAAACGGCATTAAAAAAGATATGGCTGTCTTATCTCCCAAAGGATTAATTGGCAGTGTGCAAAGAGTAGCCAATTTTTCCTCTTCTGTTCAGCTGTTAACGGATGTTGAGAGGGGAAGCCAAATTTCTGTAGTGGTTCAGGGGGATCAGTCAGTATTCGGCATTATTGAGGGATATATTTTTGAAGAAGGCCTGCTGGTCATGAGGAAGGTCCCCATTGAATCGCCTCTTAAGCCGGGACAGATGGTGGTCACCTCGGGATTGGGGGGAGTTTTTCCGCCAGGTCTCCTTGTTGGTGAAGTGACTCAGGTCGTCACCGGGGATTACGGATTAACCCAAATGGCCTACGTAAAGCCTGCGGCTGATTTTTATCGCTTAAATGAAGTTTTTGTGGTGGAAAGATCCTTTGTCGTTCCCTCTGATCAGGGGGTCCAACCATGAATCAGATTATTTTTTCCTTGATTTTGCTTGTTCTTTTTATCGTTGAAGGAACGACTTTTCAAGTCTTTTATGCCGATTTAACAGATCTTACCTATGTGATGATTCCCCGGTATGCTTTAACCTTTATTTTATATGCTTCCTTTTATATTGGAAGAATAAGGGGAATGTGGTATGGAATTGCCATAGGTTTTCTTCAGGATATCATTTATGGTGATATTGTAGGAATCTATACCTTTACCATGGGGGTAGTGGCTTATTTTTCCGGTCTTACCTTTAAAATTTTTCACCCAAATGTTCTTCTCATCATCCTTTCCTTGGGAGCCTCTCTTTTCTTTCATGAAGGAATAGCCTATGGGTTATTCTATTTATTTTCACTCACAGACGTAGGATGGAGATGGCAGTTGAGCAATGTGTGGATCCCAACCGTTCTGTTAAATATGGGATTTGGGATATTGGTCCATTATGTGACCCAAAGGTGGATGGTTACATTGGATGGACTAGAAGAAGAGGAGAAGTCATCATAGGGGGCTATAGTAATGGGCAAAAAGACGGAACAGGTAAATTCTCATATACCTCGCCGATTAAACATCATATACATCATAGTCTTTTTTCTCTTTACGATTCTTGTTTTAAGACTTGCTTTTATTCAATTGGTACAGGGAGAAGAGTATTTAAGAACATCGGAAGAAAACAGTACCAAAGTGATCCCCATCCCAGCTCCCCGGGGCTGGATTTTAGATAAAAATGGAGAAGTCCTGGTCAATAATAAGCCTGTATATACGGTTACCTTTCGTGAAGATGAACGAATGAACATAAACAGGAATGAAGTTGCCCAACAGCTTGCTCTCTATTTGGAAGATAAAGACGTTGAAGAGATGATCGCGGAAAACGATAGAGAGGGGATCATTCGTGAATTAAAAAGGTATGGTATGACTGAGGAAGATATTTCTTTAGACATGACCATTGAAGAACTGGGTAATTTGTTGGAAACAAAAAAAATACTTTACGCTATGGTTTCTGGTTATCGCTATATGCCCCATTCTATCAAGGCAGATCTCAGCTGGAGAGAGGTTTCATTAATATCTGAACACAGGGATGAACTTCCCGGTGTGAATGTGGTTGTTGAACCCATGAGGCAGTACAAAAGAGGTGCATTTGCTACCCACCTTCTTGGATATACCAAGCCCATTGATGTTTACAGCAAAGATTATTATGAAGCAAGGGGCTACCGTGTAGACGAGAAGGTGGGGGTTTCCGGCCTTGAAAAATCATATGAAACCCAGCTTCGTGGAAAAGAAGGAAAAATGGAAGCTAAAATCAACAGCCAGGCCAAAATTATTGAAACCAAAGTGATAGAAGCTCCACAGCGTGGCAATGATTTGGTTCTTACGATTGATGCCAATTTCCAGGAGAAAGTAGAGGAGATATTGGCCGATACGGTACAGGAGGTAAAGACAAGAGAAAGAAATCCCCTCCCCGAGGTGGAAGAGGCCATTGCAGTGGCAATGGACCCAAAGACAGGAGCCATTTTGGCGATGGCCAACTTTCCGGACTATGATCTAAACATACAGAACAGCCCTGATTTTGGAAAGCTGTACAATCAGTATGTAAAAGGAAAAGAAAGCAATAAGGCTATACGAGGGGGATTTCCAGCCGCATCTACCGTAAAGCCCTTATCGGTGATGTTGGGACTGCAGGAAAATCTCATTGATGAAAATACAGAGATTTTTGACCCCGGCTGGTATCAGGTAGGGGATATGAAGAAGAAAAACTGGAAGCTCTCTGGTCATGGCAGGGTGAATCCAAGAAAGGCCCTTCAGGTATCAAATAATACGTATATGTACTTTATTGCCATGGAACTGGCCAACTGGCCTGCTTCCCGTTCTGAATATAGGCAGAAATTTAGCGTAATAGATTATTACTTTAGCCAATTTGGTTTAGGAGTAAAGACTGGAATTGATTTGGAAGAGGAATTAACTGGATGGCGTTCCACTACAAAAAATTTGGGGAATTTGGCCGATGCCTTAATTGGGCAGTACAATGCCTATACTCCCATGCAGTTGACTCAATATGTAAGTACCATCGCCAATGGCGGGTACCGGATGAGACCTTATTTGGTTGATGAAATCCGTAGAGCGACTACGCTGCCGGGAGAAAAGGGAGAAGTGTTGTTTAAGAGGGAACCGGAAGTGTTAAACAGAGTGGATATTGACAGCAAATATATAAAATTGGCTCAAGAGGGAATGCGGATGGTTACCCAGCCTGGTGGAACCGCTTATTATACCTTTCTAGGGTTTCCCGTTTCTGTTGCCGCAAAAACCGGGACGGCTCAGACTGGGGTTCCAGGGATGAACAACTCGGTTATCATCGCTTATGCTCCGTTTGAGGACCCTGAAATTGCCCTTGCCGTTGTTGTTCCCAACGGAGGAGGAGGTTCAGATGCCAGCGGTTTAATTGCCAGAAGGATTCTGGAAGCCTATTTCGGCATCAATCAACCATCCGTAAATAATCCATAGCAGTGCTGATCCTTTCTGTCTTCGCTCTGCTTGAATTCCTGCTGAGGAGCATTTCTGTCCGGGAAGGCTTTCTGGTTCGGCGCATCGGGAACATCTGGGCAACTCAATGTGGTGAGACTACCCGATGCTTTTTCCTCACCAGAAATCCTTACCTGGGCAGGAATTCAAAATCGCTCAGACAGAAAGGATAAGTCCCTTCAGTAGAGTAACTCAAGGGTGAAAGTTGTATCCTTGTGACGCAGACTGGCCCTTCTAACCTAATGGAAATCGTTTTGAGAGGAAAAAACTCCGCGACTGTCTCCCTCTTTGAATGATCCAAGATGTTTTGCGGGGTCCGATCAAAACGATTGAAGTGGACAGAGGAATGCTTCGATGTTGAAGGGAGTCAAGGCAAGGAGCAAAGATACACTTCTAGACTTATTTCAAACATCTAGCAGGAAAATGGTGATTCCTGCCGAATTCATCTTATGGTGGGGTGATCTTTGGACATGATGATAACCAAGCATAAAGTGATGATTAAGGGAACCAAAGATGGCCTGATTTTTATGTTTGATGATAGATGTTCCTTTGAAGATCTGATAGAAGAACTGGCGACCAAAATGGAAAGCAGTTATCAGCAGATTTTAACGGGACCCCTTATTCATGTCACGATTAAATTGGGAAATCGATATATTACGGAAGAACAAGAAGAAGAGATTCGAAGAATCATAGGAATTCAAAAAAATTTAGTCGTTAAACAAGTTGATTCCAATGTGATTAGCAAAGAGGAAGCTTTATTGGAAAAATTAGCATCCCAGATGAAAATTGTCACCCGTACGGTACGATCCGGGCAAGTTCTTCAGCATGAGGGGGATATTTTATTGCTGGCCGATGTAAATCCGGGTGGATGTATCATTAGTACGGGGAATGTTTTTGTGATGGGAAAATTAATGGGTATGGCCCATGCCGGGTACCCCAAAAATATCCATGCGGTTATTGGAGCCTCATATCTGCAGCCTACTCAATTAAGGATTGGACATGTGATCGGAAATCCACTGGAGAACTTGAATGAGCCTGCCATTGAGATGGGGTTTGCGTATATTCAGGATGGGAAATTAACCTTCGAAAAAATTAGGCATCTTCACAAAATAAAACCTGAGCTATATGTACCATTATTTCCTTTATCCAACTGATATAGAGGAGGGGAGTTAAGATTGGGAGAGGCGATCGTTGTAACCTCCGGTAAAGGAGGAGTTGGCAAAACAACCACATCAGCTAATATAGGAACAGCACTAGCCTTATCTGAAAAAAAAGTATGCCTGATCGATACGGATATTGGTTTAAGAAATTTGGATGTTGTGATGGGACTGGAGAACCGCATTATTTTTGATTTGGTTGATGTGGTGGAGGGAACTTGTGAGATAAAACAAGCATTGGTGAAGGATAAACGTTTTGATGCACTATATCTTCTTCCTGCCGCTCAGACAAAGGATAAAAGTGCGGTCAACCCCGAACAGATGGAGAAACTGGTTAATCAATTAAAGATTGATTTTGATTATATTATTATCGATTGTCCTGCGGGAATTGAGCAGGGTTTCAAAAATGCCGTGGCAGGAGCAGATCAGGCCATCGTTGTTACGACACCAGAAAATTCTGCTGTAAGGGATGCAGACCGGATCATTGGTTTATTGGAAAAGGAAGAGATTGCACCACCGAAGCTAGTCATTAACCGGATAAAACCCCACATGGTAAAACGAGGGGAAATGCTGGATGTAGATGAGATTGTTCAGGTCCTAGGAATCGACTTGCTGGGAATTGTTCCTGATGACGAACAGGTGATTAAATCAACCAACTCCGGAGAACCGACGGTACTAAATCCCCAAAGCAGAGCAGCATTGGCCTATCGCAATATTGGACGGAGAATACTGGGGGATGCAGTTCCCCTAATGGTTCTCGATGATCAAAAGGGAATGTTTTCTAAAATGAAAAAATGGTTGGGATTATCTTAAGGGGCC is a window of Microaerobacter geothermalis DNA encoding:
- a CDS encoding peptidoglycan D,D-transpeptidase FtsI family protein encodes the protein MGKKTEQVNSHIPRRLNIIYIIVFFLFTILVLRLAFIQLVQGEEYLRTSEENSTKVIPIPAPRGWILDKNGEVLVNNKPVYTVTFREDERMNINRNEVAQQLALYLEDKDVEEMIAENDREGIIRELKRYGMTEEDISLDMTIEELGNLLETKKILYAMVSGYRYMPHSIKADLSWREVSLISEHRDELPGVNVVVEPMRQYKRGAFATHLLGYTKPIDVYSKDYYEARGYRVDEKVGVSGLEKSYETQLRGKEGKMEAKINSQAKIIETKVIEAPQRGNDLVLTIDANFQEKVEEILADTVQEVKTRERNPLPEVEEAIAVAMDPKTGAILAMANFPDYDLNIQNSPDFGKLYNQYVKGKESNKAIRGGFPAASTVKPLSVMLGLQENLIDENTEIFDPGWYQVGDMKKKNWKLSGHGRVNPRKALQVSNNTYMYFIAMELANWPASRSEYRQKFSVIDYYFSQFGLGVKTGIDLEEELTGWRSTTKNLGNLADALIGQYNAYTPMQLTQYVSTIANGGYRMRPYLVDEIRRATTLPGEKGEVLFKREPEVLNRVDIDSKYIKLAQEGMRMVTQPGGTAYYTFLGFPVSVAAKTGTAQTGVPGMNNSVIIAYAPFEDPEIALAVVVPNGGGGSDASGLIARRILEAYFGINQPSVNNP
- the minC gene encoding septum site-determining protein MinC, translated to MMITKHKVMIKGTKDGLIFMFDDRCSFEDLIEELATKMESSYQQILTGPLIHVTIKLGNRYITEEQEEEIRRIIGIQKNLVVKQVDSNVISKEEALLEKLASQMKIVTRTVRSGQVLQHEGDILLLADVNPGGCIISTGNVFVMGKLMGMAHAGYPKNIHAVIGASYLQPTQLRIGHVIGNPLENLNEPAIEMGFAYIQDGKLTFEKIRHLHKIKPELYVPLFPLSN
- the minD gene encoding septum site-determining protein MinD; protein product: MGEAIVVTSGKGGVGKTTTSANIGTALALSEKKVCLIDTDIGLRNLDVVMGLENRIIFDLVDVVEGTCEIKQALVKDKRFDALYLLPAAQTKDKSAVNPEQMEKLVNQLKIDFDYIIIDCPAGIEQGFKNAVAGADQAIVVTTPENSAVRDADRIIGLLEKEEIAPPKLVINRIKPHMVKRGEMLDVDEIVQVLGIDLLGIVPDDEQVIKSTNSGEPTVLNPQSRAALAYRNIGRRILGDAVPLMVLDDQKGMFSKMKKWLGLS